One Setaria italica strain Yugu1 chromosome I, Setaria_italica_v2.0, whole genome shotgun sequence DNA window includes the following coding sequences:
- the LOC101753981 gene encoding uncharacterized protein LOC101753981 produces MALSQLSRRLLSPTAAAAAQLPKTFSHGRDPFMIIHPGRRFFSASANPSSSSTPSEPEPGLGPPGSAPASPDEMRHQEIEGPTVERDTSPLADETRREIDALRRTVQRLSGSLALLGGAHLAAGSWIAYGAPPLGVETAAAVQGVAAFAFPFAVALVLRRAIKPIAFFQKMEANARLQVLTLCLQATKIVNLMLLRTRVMAISCALGVSVASVAAILMR; encoded by the coding sequence ATGGCGCTCTCGCAACTCTCCCGCCGCCTCCTGAgcccgacggccgccgcggcggcgcagctccCCAAGACATTCTCCCATGGGCGCGATCCATTCATGATCATCCACCCGGGCcgccgcttcttctcggcgTCCGCAAaccccagctcctcctccacgccgtcAGAGCCCGAGCCCGGCCTCGGCCCCCCCGGCTCCGCGCCCGCGTCGCCTGACGAGATGCGGCACCAGGAGATCGAGGGCCCCACGGTGGAGCGCGACACGTCGCCCCTGGCTGACGAGACGCGGCGGGAGATCGACGCGCTCCGCCGCACCGTGCAGCGCCTCAGCGGCTCGCTCGCGCTCCTCGGTGGGgcgcacctcgccgccggctcgtGGATCGCCTACGGTGCCCCGCCCCTCGGCGTCGAGACCGCAGCCGCGGTGCAGGGCGTGGCGGCGTTCGCGTTCCCCTTCGCGGTCGCCCTGGTGCTGCGCCGCGCCATCAAGCCCATCGCCTTCTTCCAGAAGATGGAGGCCAACGCGAGGCTGCAGGTGCTCACTCTGTGCCTCCAGGCTACGAAGATCGTTAACCTCATGCTGCTCCGGACGCGGGTGATGGCCATCTCTTGTGCTCTCGGGGTGTCTGTCGCGTCAGTAGCTGCGATATTGATGCGGTGA
- the LOC101753558 gene encoding PRELI domain containing protein 3A — translation MVVYAQEHVYLHPWDRVTAAVWRKFTDPASRTALSHVADVHTLHRRLDSDTGRLHAARSITVRSPPLPFILRRLLPSAAASPNGAALCHCVETSLVDAQRRAMDVVVRNVSLRGLIEVEERASYRPHPDRPDEWTQFRQETTIRCRPLAALAAVAEKVETRCAERFLQNSAKGREVVERICRYLEAESAGAAPSAV, via the coding sequence atgGTGGTGTACGCGCAGGAGCACGTCTACCTGCACCCGTGGGACCgtgtgacggcggcggtgtggCGCAAGTTCACGGACCCGGCCTCCCGCACGGCGCTCTCCCACGTCGCCGACGTCCAcaccctccaccgccgcctcgacTCGGACACGGGCCGCCTCCACGCCGCGCGCTCCATCACGGTGCGGTCCCCGCCGCTCCCCTtcatcctccgccgcctcctcccctccgccgcggcgtccccCAACGGCGCCGCGCTTTGCCACTGCGTCGAGACCTCGCTCGTCGACGCACAACGCCGCGCCATGGACGTTGTCGTGCGCAACGTCAGCCTCCGGGGCCTCATCGAGGTCGAGGAGAGGGCCTCATACAGGCCCCACCCGGACCGCCCCGACGAGTGGACGCAGTTCAGGCAGGAGACCACGATCCGGTGCCGCCCGCTCGCGGCccttgccgccgtcgccgagaagGTCGAGACCCGGTGCGCCGAGAGGTTCCTGCAGAATAGCGCCAAGGGGAGGGAGGTCGTCGAGCGGATCTGCCGGTATCTCGAGGCCGAGTCCGCGGGCGCCGCGCCCTCCGCCGTCTGA
- the LOC101752740 gene encoding probable glucosamine 6-phosphate N-acetyltransferase 2 → MASTSPESAVAAAGDVNDPIQIRRLELSDQERGFVDLLSQLSTCPDLTPAEFAMRFAELAAQGDDHVILVAEDPSAPERRILATGCLFVERKFLRGGGKVGHVEDVVVDAAARGRGLGLRIVHRLVGIARDAGCYKVILDCTPELRAYYAKCGFVEKGVQMAVYF, encoded by the coding sequence ATGGCATCCACCTCACCGGaatccgccgtcgccgccgccggggatgtCAACGATCCCATCCAAATCCGTCGCCTAGAGCTGTCCGACCAAGAGAGGGGCTTCGTGGATCTCCTTTCCCAGCTCTCCACCTGCCCGGACCTCACTCCGGCCGAATTCGCCATGCGCTTCGCCGAGCTCGCAGCTCAAGGcgacgaccacgtcatcctggTGGCCGAGGACCCCTCCGCCCCGGAGCGGAGGATTCTCGCCACGGGGTGCCTCTTCGTGGAGCGCAAGTTCCTGCGAGGCGGCGGCAAGGTCGGGCACGTCGAGGACGTGGTGGTCGatgccgccgcgcgcggcagGGGGCTCGGGCTCCGCATCGTGCACCGCCTTGTGGGGATCGCCAGGGACGCCGGCTGCTACAAGGTCATCCTCGACTGCACACCCGAGCTGCGCGCCTACTACGCCAAGTGCGGATTTGTGGAGAAGGGGGTTCAGATGGCTGTCTACTTCTGA
- the LOC101753151 gene encoding 60S ribosomal protein L31 — protein sequence MSEKKRGPGTRKDEVVTREYTINLHKRLHGCTFKKKAPNAIKEIRKFAQKAMGTADVRIDVKLNKHIWSSGIRSVPRRVRVRIARKRNDEEDAKEELYSLVTVAEIPAEGLKGLGTKVVEDED from the exons atGTCGGAGAAGAAGCGCGGCCCCGGCACACGCAAGGACGAGGTGGTGACTCGCGAGTACACCATCAACCTCCACAAGCGCCTCCACGGATG caccttcaagaagaaggcaCCAAATGCCATCAAGGAGATTAGGAAGTTCGCACAGAAGGCCATGGGTACTGCTGATGTTCGGATCGATGTGAAGCTCAACAAGCACATCTGGAGCAGTGGTATCCGGAGTGTGCCAAGGAGAGTCCGTGTCAGAATTGCCCGCAAGAGGAACGATGAGGAAGATGCCAAGGAGGAACTCTACTCTCTGGTCACAGTTGCTGAGATCCCTGCAGAGGGTCTCAAAGGCTTGGGTACTAAGGTTGTTGAGGATGAGGATTAA